One Chlamydiota bacterium DNA segment encodes these proteins:
- the cdsA gene encoding Phosphatidate cytidylyltransferase → MKKVSSRKKIERKSDFRSRFLVGSVCILILALLLPNAFNPILANFIALIFAALCAMALWEFLVLCEKKQMHPPKAWIITGSILYVLSTFLSMNLSNLAYAPMLVLSLTIFLIFILHFKNPKNSLNQLGTSIFGLIYIAVPIGFMIHILYQPYILQDGRLWLLYLIILTKGNDIAAYYVGRFFGKRKLASHLSPKKTWLGSFAGIVAALIFSILFYVWLKKPHFWHIQLNLVEAIVLGLLIPIVGQIGDLAESLIKRDVGTKDSSFLPGLGGVLDILDALLFTAPMLYFYLRFQNIL, encoded by the coding sequence GTGAAAAAAGTCAGCAGCAGAAAAAAAATAGAGAGAAAAAGCGACTTTAGGTCGCGTTTTTTAGTCGGCTCTGTATGCATTTTAATTTTAGCTTTGTTGTTACCCAATGCGTTTAACCCTATCTTAGCAAATTTCATCGCTTTGATTTTTGCCGCGCTTTGTGCAATGGCACTTTGGGAATTTTTGGTATTATGCGAAAAAAAACAGATGCACCCCCCCAAAGCCTGGATCATTACAGGAAGCATCCTTTATGTTTTAAGCACGTTTTTGTCCATGAATCTTTCAAATCTTGCCTACGCTCCTATGCTAGTGTTATCGCTCACCATCTTCTTGATTTTTATTCTGCATTTTAAAAATCCGAAAAATAGCTTGAACCAACTTGGCACCTCCATTTTTGGATTGATTTACATCGCTGTTCCCATTGGTTTTATGATACATATTTTATATCAACCTTACATTTTACAAGATGGTCGCTTGTGGTTGTTGTATTTAATTATTTTGACAAAAGGCAACGATATTGCAGCCTATTATGTCGGAAGATTTTTTGGAAAACGCAAACTTGCATCTCACTTGAGCCCAAAAAAAACTTGGCTTGGTTCTTTTGCTGGTATCGTGGCTGCTCTCATCTTTTCTATTTTGTTTTACGTATGGCTAAAAAAACCGCACTTTTGGCACATTCAACTCAATTTAGTGGAAGCTATCGTGTTAGGATTGCTCATTCCTATTGTCGGTCAAATTGGAGACTTAGCAGAAAGTTTGATCAAACGTGATGTGGGAACAAAAGATAGTAGCTTTTTGCCAGGGCTTGGTGGTGTTTTAGATATTTTAGATGCTCTATTATTTACAGCACCTATGTTATATTTTTACTTAAGATTTCAAAACATTTTGTAA